The Vicia villosa cultivar HV-30 ecotype Madison, WI linkage group LG1, Vvil1.0, whole genome shotgun sequence genome includes a region encoding these proteins:
- the LOC131640180 gene encoding uncharacterized protein LOC131640180, with product MATKNPSFKIILGSSSKARKQILAEMGYEFTIMSADIDEKSIRREKPEDLVVTLAEAKADAIVQRLLNDGPLEADASTTLLITADTVVVYRGTIREKPISEKEAREFVKGYSGSHAAVVGSVVVTNLVTGKRYGGWESAEVYFLEIPDEVIDNLIDDGVTFNVAGGLMLEHPLTLPFVDAVVGSADTVMGLSKALTEKLIMEAL from the exons ATGGCTACGAAGAACCCTTCCTTCAAG ATAATTCTGGGATCTTCTTCAAAAGCTCGCAAACAGATTCTCGCTGAAATGGGATACGAATTCACAATAATG AGTGCAGACATTGATGAGAAAAGTATTAGAAGGGAAAAGCCAGAAGATTTGGTTGTCACATTAGCTGAGGCTAAG GCTGATGCTATTGTGCAAAGGCTCCTTAATGATGGTCCATTGGAGGCAGATGCTTCTACAACCCTGTTAATCACTGCAGACACT GTTGTGGTATATCGAGGAACAATTAGGGAAAAACCAATTAGTGAGAAAGAAGCACGGGAGTTTGTCAAAG GATATTCCGGTAGTCATGCAGCTGTGGTAGGATCTGTTGTGGTGACTAATCTTGTGACCGGAAAACGTTATGGGGGGTGGGAGAGTGCAGAG GTTTATTTCCTTGAAATACCGGACGAGGTCATTGATAATCTG ATTGATGACGGAGTAACATTCAACGTTGCTGGAGGTTTGATGCTGGAACATCCATTGACGTTACCTTTTGTGGATGCGGTG GTTGGATCAGCAGATACCGTGATGGGACTTTCCAAAGCTCTTACAGAGAAACTCATAATGGAAGCTCTATAG
- the LOC131640171 gene encoding uncharacterized protein LOC131640171 yields MWRRSFTTTSAAALKDKKWDALIIGGGHNGLTAAAYLARGGLSVAVLERRHTIGGAAVTEELIPGFKFSRCSYLQSLLRPAVISELDLAKHGLKLLKRNPSSFTPCLDGRYLLLGPDKDLNHSQISKFSQADAEAYPIYESQLEKFCKFMDLVLDSSPPESLQHKSSLNEQLKNKLQNSVFWASCLRHAASMGQKDMVEFMDLLLSPASKVLNNWFETDVLKATLGTDAVIGSTASVHTPGSGYVLLHHVMGETDGERGVWSYVEGGMGSISKAIASAAVTAGAHVVTNVEVSQLLINNSSTVDGVILADGTEVHASVVLSNATPYKTFMELVPNNVLPDDYFRAIKHSDYSSATTKINVAVDKLPQFQCCKSNHSHAGPEHVGTIHIGSESMEEIHSASHDAVNGIPSRRPVIEMTIPSVLDKTISPPGMHVINLFVQYTPYKPLDGDWQDHEYRESFAQKCFTLIDEYAPGFSTSVIGYDMLTPPDLEREFGLTGGNIFHGAMGLDSLFLMRPVKGWSNYKTPLKGLYLCGSGAHPGGGVMGAPGRNAAHLVLQDVRKT; encoded by the exons ATGTGGCGAAGGAGCTTCACCACCACCAGCGCCGCCGCATTAAAGGACAAAAAATGGGACGCACTGATCATCGGCGGCGGCCATAACGGCCTCACAGCAGCAGCTTACCTCGCACGTGGAGGTCTCTCAGTGGCCGTCCTCGAGCGCCGCCACACAATAGGAGGCGCCGCCGTAACCGAAGAGCTAATTCCAGGCTTCAAGTTTTCCCGTTGCAGTTACCTCCAAAGCCTTCTCCGACCGGCCGTTATCAGTGAACTCGATCTGGCAAAGCACGGATTGAAGCTTCTGAAGAGAAATCCTTCGTCGTTTACGCCTTGTCTGGATGGACGCTACCTTCTGTTAGGACCTGATAAGGATCTCAATCACTCTCAGATTTCCAAATTCTCACAAGCTGATGCAGAAGCATATCCAAT ATATGAGAGTCAGCTTGAGAAATTCTGTAAATTCATGGATCTGGTTCTGGATTCGTCTCCACCGGAGTCTTTACAGCATAAGTCATCTCTGAATGAGCAACTGAAGAATAAATTACAGAATTCAGTATTTTGGGCTAGTTGTTTGCGGCATGCAGCCTCCATGGGGCAAAAAGATATGGT GGAATTTATGGACCTTTTGTTGTCTCCAGCTTCTAAAGTTTTGAATAACTGGTTTGAG ACAGATGTTCTGAAGGCAACACTTGGAACAGATGCTGTGATAGGATCTACT GCCAGTGTCCATACCCCGGGAAGTGGTTATGTTCTGCTACATCATGTGATGGGAGAAACTGATGGAGAGCGTGGAGTTTGGTC ATATGTTGAAGGTGGAATGGGTTCAATATCCAAGGCCATTGCTAGTGCTGCTGTCACAGCTGGAGCACATGTTGTGACGAATGTTGAG GTGTCTCAATTGTTGATTAACAACTCTAGCACTGTCGACGGG GTGATTCTGGCTGATGGTACCGAAGTGCACGCTTCAGTTGTTCTGTCTAATGCAACACCTTATAAAACTTTCATG GAATTAGTGCCCAACAATGTCCTCCCAGATGATTATTTTCGGGCAATTAAGCACTCTGACTACAGCTCT GCCACCACAAAAATAAATGTAGCAGTTGATAAATTGCCTCAATTTCAATGTTGCAAATCAAATCATTCTCATGCTGGCCCCGAGCATGTTGGCACTATTCATATAGGTTCAGAGAG caTGGAGGAGATTCATTCTGCATCTCATGATGCGGTGAATGGAATACCATCAAGAAGACCAGTCATTGAGATGACAATTCCTTCCGTATTGGATAAAACTATATCTCCACCAG GTATGCATGTTATAAACCTGTTTGTGCAGTATACACCCTACAAACCATTGGATGGGGACTGGCAAGATCATGAGTACAGA GAATCATTTGCACAAAAATGCTTCACATTGATTGATGAATATGCACCTGGTTTCAGCACATCAGTCATTGGCTATGACATGTTGACCCCACCAGATCTTGAAAGAGAATTCGGTTTGACAG GAGGGAATATATTTCATGGTGCTATGGGTTTGGATTCTCTTTTCCTCATGCGACCTGTAAAAGGATG GTCAAACTATAAAACACCACTTAAAGGTCTATACTTATGTGGAAGTGGCGCACACCCCGGGGGTGGAGTTATGGGAGCACCTGGACGCAATGCTGCCCATTTAGTTCTTCAGGATGTCAGAAAAACATGA